One Vitis vinifera cultivar Pinot Noir 40024 chromosome 8, ASM3070453v1 genomic window carries:
- the LOC132254148 gene encoding uncharacterized protein LOC132254148, whose amino-acid sequence MKPNLLFSYISPKSLESRETNPNLFFVSQQRRSKNVGKTVTALFLSVYRSKSKSLSSSPSSGWEGSTSDSRVLRDAVSKRNGLTVPHGFLAPYRGQRYHLIDWREGHMPTTHEEFFNMKHSAARNVIERCFGLLKLRCAILRSPCFYPIKTQCKIILACCLLHNLIKREMCVDPLEQELDVQDHQVIGEPITIIEPSDQWSAWRRNFAIQMFNELRKL is encoded by the exons ATGAAGCCTAACTTGCTATTTTCCTATATATCCCCGAAATCTCTAGAATCCCGAGAAACCAACCCTAACCTCTTCTTCGTGAGTCAACAACGTAGATCGAAGAATGTGGGGAAAACTGTAACTGCTCTCTTCCTCTCTGTCTACAGATCCAAATCCAAATCTCTATCTTCATCACCATCATCAG GTTGGGAGGGATCGACCTCTGATTCTCGAGTGCTTCGAGATGCAGTTAGTAAGAGAAATGGATTGACAGTTCCACATG GGTTTCTTGCCCCATATAGAGGGCAAAGATATCATCTCATTGATTGGAGAGAGGGACACATGCCAACAACCCATGAAGAGTTTTTCAACATGAAGCATTCTGCAGCAAGAAATGTTATCGAGAGATGTTTTGGTTTGCTTAAACTACGTTGCGCTATACTTAGGAGCCCTTGTTTCTATCCAATAAAGACACAATGCAAAATCATTCTTGCTTGTTGTCTTCTTCATAATCTCATTAAAAGAGAGATGTGTGTGGACCCATTGGAACAAGAGTTGGATGTGCAAGACCACCAAGTTATAGGTGAACCAATAACTATAATTGAACCATCGGATCAATGGAGCGCTTGGCGAAGAAATTTTGCAATTCAAATGTTTAATGAATTGAGGAAATTATAG
- the LOC100250669 gene encoding chlorophyll synthase, chloroplastic: protein MASLLNTVSSVRLSNARTTPRFLPPISLSLHRRRLVVRAAETDANEAVKSQAPDKAPAGSGSNFNQLLGIKGAAKETNKWKIRLQLTKPVTWPPLVWGVVCGAAASGNFHWNLEDVAKSIVCMIMSGPCLTGYTQTLNDWYDREIDAINEPYRPIPSGAISENEVITQIWLLLLGGLGLAGLLDVWAGHDFPIVFYLALGGSLLSYIYSAPPLKLKQNGWIGNFALGASYISLPWWAGQALFGTLNPDIIVLTLLYSIAGLGIAIVNDFKSVEGDRALGLQSLPVAFGAETAKWICVGAIDITQLSVAGYLLGAGKPYYALALVGLIIPQVIFQFQYFLKDPVKYDVKYQASAQPFLVLGLLVTALATSH, encoded by the exons ATGGCTTCCCTTCTCAACACAGTGTCATCAGTCAGACTCTCCAACGCCAGGACCACTCCGCGTTTCCTTCCCCCAATTTCTCTTTCTCTCCACA GGAGGAGACTTGTGGTTAGGGCTGCTGAGACTGATGCAAATGAAG CCGTGAAGTCTCAGGCACCGGATAAGGCACCGGCCGGCAGTGGTTCGAACTTCAATCAGCTTCTCGGCATTAAAGGAGCTGCCAAAGAAACG AATAAATGGAAGATTCGTCTTCAACTTACAAAGCCTGTTACTTGGCCCCCGTTGGTTTGGGGAGTGGTTTGTGGAGCTGCTGCTTCTG GGAACTTCCACTGGAATTTGGAGGATGTTGCCAAATCAATTGTTTGCATGATTATGTCTGGCCCATGTCTCACTGGCTATACACAG ACACTCAATGATTGGTATGATCGAGAGATTGATGCAATTAATGAACCTTATCGTCCTATTCCTTCAGGGGCAATATCCGAAAATGAG GTTATTACTCAAATCTGGTTGCTTCTGCTTGGAGGTCTTGGCTTGGCTGGTTTGTTAGATGTTTGG GCAGGGCATGACTTTCCTATAGTTTTTTACCTTGCTCTGGGTGGATCTTTGCTGTCCTACATATACTCTGCTCCGCCTTTAAAG CTCAAACAGAATGGGTGGATTGGAAATTTTGCTCTAGGAGCTAGCTATATTAGTTTGCCATG GTGGGCTGGTCAAGCTTTGTTTGGGACTCTTAATCCTGATATAATTGTTCTCACCCTCTTGTACAGCATAGCTGGG CTGGGCATCGCCATTGTAAATGACTTTAAAAGTGTTGAAGGAGATAGAGCATTGGGACTTCAG TCCCTACCGGTGGCATTTGGTGCTGAAACTGCTAAATGGATTTGTGTGGGTGCTATTGACATCACTCAGTTATCAGTGGCTG GGTATCTACTAGGGGCTGGTAAACCATATTATGCCTTAGCCCTTGTTGGTTTGATAATTCCACAAGTTATTTTCCAG TTCCAATACTTTCTCAAAGATCCCGTCAAGTACGATGTCAAATATCAG GCTAGCGCACAGCCATTTCTTGTGCTTGGTCTTTTGGTGACGGCTCTGGCAACTAGCCATTGA